CAAGTTCAACGAAGCGGGCGTAGAAATCTGCTCTCCGCATTTTTCCTCACTGCGGGACGGGAATGCCATCGCGATCCCGGATAAGTACGTCAAGCTGGATTACAAGGCGCCTGGCTTTCGGCTCAACGTAACGGAAGGACAGGAGAAGAGTTAGACTGCACGCCAGAGCATCCTGGTGCCGGCGATTCCCGCCAGTACGGAAGCGGAGAGTATACCGATTTTCGCGATATCGAGCAGCGGTCCCTCACCGAACGCCAAGCTCGCAATAAACGGCGACATGGTGAAGCCGACGCCGCACAGCCAACTTGCACCAAGGATCTGCTTCCAAGCGACGCCTGCCGGCGGTGAGGCGAGCGTTGACTTGGCCCCAAGCCACGCAAAAGCTGTGATTCCCAGAGGTTTGCCAACGAACAACCCCAGCGTCACTCCCAGAGTGACGGGATGGGACACGGCGGCCCGAATGTTCCCGATGATGTAAACGCCCGCGTTGGCCAGGGCAAAGAGTGGCATGATCAGGAGGCTGACCCAGGTTTGGAGCCGATGTTCGATGCGGTGCAGCGGTGACTGAACGAGTTCACACTGCAATTCCAGAGCATGGACCGCGTCGTGCTCCTCCGCGGAGTGTTCCTCCGCCAATTCCAGTGTGCTGAGAAGTGAGCGTTACTGTCGCGTGTGGCCAAGAAATAAATAAGTGCCGGGAGCGCGCTTCCTCCCAGCGCCGCGATGAATGGGAACGCGGCCTTCTTCAACCGGGACAGTTCGCCGATCAGTACCTCGCGCTTGATCTCGAGGCCGACCAGGAAGAAGAGATGGACATCAGCCCGTCATTGATCCACTGATAACGGGTCTCTGAAATCTGGAAGTGGCCGAACCCGATGGTCAGCGGCGTATGCCAGAGGGTCTCATAGCTATGCCGCCAGGGGGAGTTCGCCCACGCAATCGCGACCGCCGCGGAGATCAGGAGCATTATGCCGCCAGTGGCTTCCATCTGCGCGAAGCGCTTGAAAGGAGCTGTAAGCAGTTCAAGCTTTCTTAAACCGTTTGCAGCTGCGGTGTCGGGCATCCGGCGTTCCCCTTTCTGTTGCTGCGGCATGCTATAGCCGCTTTATGAGCACCGCAGTCAGGTCATCCTTCTGGCTGGTTCCATTCGCGAAAGTGATGACAGCATCGTAAAGTTTTGCGATGATCTCCGCCGAGGAAAGGTCCCGGGAGGCGCGAATCACCTCCTCCGCGCGCTGAACGCCGAAGTCCTCGCCGCGTTCATTCTCCCATTCGCAAAAACCGTCGGTGATCAGCAATAACAGGTCACCCGGGTTCAACCGAAGGCGTGCCGGCGGGTCCGAGTTGAAAAAGGGAAGGATGCCAAAAGGCACCGCCTGCGCCTCCAACTCCGTGAAGCGGTCTGAGGATCGCGAGTATACAAGGAGCGGACCGTGGCCGGCGGACAGGATCTCGGCTTCCGCACCGTCAGGAGCGCAGACGGCGGCTACAAAGGTGACAAATCGTTCCGGCGTGAGATCATGTTGCAGGGCCTGATTGATGTGCCCAAGCGTGGTGGAGAGGTCGTGTCCCGCCCTGAAGCTGGCACGCGAATAGGCACGACAGGCTGCCGCGAGCAACGCGGGGCCAATGCCGTGACCGGTAACATCGCCCAGAGTGGCGACGAACTTGCCATCGTCCAGGGTCATCCAGTCGAAGTAATCGCCACCCGTATCTTCCGCTGGCTCGTTCCATCCGGCGATATCGAATCCTGTGATTGGGGGCCGTTCCTTGGGCAAGAGCGACTGCTGGATGGAGCGCGCAACCTGCAAATCGTGCTGAATTGCCTCGAGCCTCCGTTTGGTTTCTGCTTCCCGCAGCGCAGCGTCTACGTGCTTACGGATCTGCCTGGCTACTGCTCCCGCGATTGCTCCGCCAAACAGGAGCGTGAGGGCATTGAGACCCACATAAGTTTGCGTAACAGGACTCGGTATCCCCAGAACAGGAGGTCGCCAGCCCAGATACAAAGCTGCCGCAACATAGGCAAGGGTTGCGACCACTCCCGACAACCAGCAGATCCACAAGTCCAACCGGAGCGTGGAAAGGATGATGAATATGAAGAAAGCAAGCACAGCCGGAGTGGCTAGGGGTCGATAGACGTCTTGAATCTGTGGGCTTGCCAGAAAGGCGATTGCGAATGCCGGGATTGAAGTTTCCAGGAGAGTGCTGATGACCCAATACCGAGAGGGAACGCTCTGCCCCCCTTTCAGGGCGAGGTCGACCCTGCGCAGAATGCACAATTCGTAGACCGCTATCGTGCATGCCAGTACCACGTTCCACACCCAGGGTGTGCCCACCGAAGCCGTACGAATCACGAAGACACGCAAGACCGTGACGACTGCTAGAACGGCGGCAAAGCTCAGCACGCCAAGGATGCGGAGGCGCTCGCTTTGCAGCTGGGCCTGGTGAAACGCCGCGGATTCGATCTGTGGTGGGCCCATAGCAGGATTCGTGTGGCCGACGCCAATGTTGTGTGTGGCCGAAGGTAGTTATTCCAGCTGTTTGCTTTGCGGGGAGTCCTTAGTCTTAGCTGCAAAGAGGGTGTCGACCATCGTTGGGGTCAGGACCCACTTGAGGACGCCCACCCCGTCAAAGATATCCGCTCGCGCAACCGCGCATTTCTTTAAGTCCACCGAACTTTCGCTGGCGCCTTCGCTGATCAG
This genomic stretch from Terriglobales bacterium harbors:
- a CDS encoding Na+/H+ antiporter NhaA, with the translated sequence MAEEHSAEEHDAVHALELQCELVQSPLHRIEHRLQTWVSLLIMPLFALANAGVYIIGNIRAAVSHPVTLGVTLGLFVGKPLGITAFAWLGAKSTLASPPAGVAWKQILGASWLCGVGFTMSPFIASLAFGEGPLLDIAKIGILSASVLAGIAGTRMLWRAV
- a CDS encoding Na+/H+ antiporter NhaA, which translates into the protein MPDTAAANGLRKLELLTAPFKRFAQMEATGGIMLLISAAVAIAWANSPWRHSYETLWHTPLTIGFGHFQISETRYQWINDGLMSISSSWSASRSSARY
- a CDS encoding PP2C family protein-serine/threonine phosphatase, encoding MGPPQIESAAFHQAQLQSERLRILGVLSFAAVLAVVTVLRVFVIRTASVGTPWVWNVVLACTIAVYELCILRRVDLALKGGQSVPSRYWVISTLLETSIPAFAIAFLASPQIQDVYRPLATPAVLAFFIFIILSTLRLDLWICWLSGVVATLAYVAAALYLGWRPPVLGIPSPVTQTYVGLNALTLLFGGAIAGAVARQIRKHVDAALREAETKRRLEAIQHDLQVARSIQQSLLPKERPPITGFDIAGWNEPAEDTGGDYFDWMTLDDGKFVATLGDVTGHGIGPALLAAACRAYSRASFRAGHDLSTTLGHINQALQHDLTPERFVTFVAAVCAPDGAEAEILSAGHGPLLVYSRSSDRFTELEAQAVPFGILPFFNSDPPARLRLNPGDLLLLITDGFCEWENERGEDFGVQRAEEVIRASRDLSSAEIIAKLYDAVITFANGTSQKDDLTAVLIKRL